The proteins below are encoded in one region of Candidatus Alcyoniella australis:
- a CDS encoding nucleoside phosphorylase, with product MGKPVADSDRALISPRFFAPLIGRTAKRVVMTFDQRMTDRLRRRLGLDERGKAIVTARYYPPRKSNGVGLVGPTMGAPLAAAVAEILFACGTHSLLPVGSCGSLQPFAKLGSLIVPDSALSGEGTSRHYFSRQRVFNSDPQGCAELLRFLGDHGEQAFSGRVWTTDALFRETRGKLAELRAQGLIAVEMELSALCAVAKFRGGRSIVPLLIVSDLVHGKLWKPGSMLPTVRKRIERASELLADFLEQGGLAG from the coding sequence ATGGGAAAGCCTGTTGCAGATTCCGACCGGGCGCTGATTTCGCCACGGTTTTTCGCGCCGCTGATCGGCCGTACGGCCAAGCGCGTGGTGATGACCTTTGACCAGCGTATGACCGATCGTCTGCGCCGGCGGCTGGGCCTGGACGAGCGCGGCAAGGCGATCGTCACCGCGCGTTACTACCCGCCGCGAAAGTCCAACGGCGTGGGCCTGGTCGGACCGACGATGGGCGCTCCACTGGCCGCTGCCGTGGCCGAGATTCTGTTCGCCTGCGGCACGCACAGCCTGCTGCCCGTGGGAAGCTGCGGCAGTCTGCAACCGTTCGCCAAGCTCGGCTCGCTAATCGTGCCCGATTCCGCGCTTTCCGGCGAGGGAACCAGCCGCCACTACTTCTCCCGCCAACGCGTATTCAACAGCGATCCCCAAGGCTGCGCCGAGCTGCTGCGCTTTTTAGGCGATCACGGCGAGCAAGCGTTCTCAGGCCGGGTCTGGACCACCGACGCCTTATTCCGCGAGACCCGCGGCAAGCTCGCAGAGCTGCGGGCCCAGGGATTGATCGCCGTGGAGATGGAACTCTCGGCCCTGTGTGCCGTGGCGAAGTTTCGCGGCGGCCGCTCGATCGTCCCGCTGCTGATCGTCTCGGACCTGGTGCACGGCAAGTTGTGGAAACCCGGATCAATGCTGCCTACCGTGCGCAAACGGATCGAGCGCGCGAGCGAGCTGCTGGCCGACTTCCTCGAACAAGGCGGCCTCGCCGGATGA
- a CDS encoding TIGR01777 family oxidoreductase codes for MSMRVLLTGGTGFIGREIVFKLIERGDIPVIVTRNAGSTKEMFGSKVEVESWDSLRSGDALFKVEKVINLAGAPIAGKRWTEGYKNEVYESRVTTTRSLVVAMGLAEKPPSALVSASAVGYYGSSERPGFSESSPPGDDFLAKLCVDWEIEAQKAAGFGSRVAIIRSGVALGPGAGALSKIADNFHRHIGGTVGSGDQWVSWIDIEDLVNLYMYALDNDDVSGTLNGTSPAPVKMRTLTDKVGEILGRKSWIDAPPFVLKMLFKEGADVLLEGQHVLPKRTIEQGFDIQNRSLEQTLRKYL; via the coding sequence ATGTCAATGCGTGTACTGCTGACCGGAGGCACAGGATTTATCGGGCGCGAGATCGTTTTCAAGCTGATCGAGCGCGGCGACATTCCGGTGATCGTCACGCGCAACGCGGGCAGCACCAAAGAAATGTTCGGCAGCAAGGTCGAGGTCGAGAGCTGGGACAGCCTGCGCTCCGGTGACGCGCTGTTTAAGGTCGAGAAGGTAATCAACCTCGCTGGAGCGCCCATCGCCGGAAAGCGCTGGACCGAAGGCTACAAGAACGAGGTCTACGAATCGCGGGTAACCACGACCCGCTCCCTGGTCGTGGCCATGGGCCTGGCCGAAAAGCCGCCCTCAGCGCTGGTCAGCGCCTCGGCAGTGGGCTATTACGGATCGAGCGAACGTCCCGGGTTTTCTGAAAGCTCGCCGCCGGGCGATGACTTTTTGGCCAAGCTCTGCGTGGACTGGGAAATAGAGGCGCAAAAGGCCGCTGGTTTCGGGTCACGCGTAGCCATAATCCGTAGCGGCGTGGCGCTCGGGCCGGGCGCCGGTGCGCTGTCCAAGATCGCCGATAACTTCCACCGCCACATCGGCGGCACCGTGGGCAGCGGGGACCAGTGGGTCTCATGGATCGACATCGAGGATCTGGTAAACCTCTACATGTACGCCCTGGACAACGACGATGTCAGCGGCACACTCAACGGCACCTCACCCGCACCTGTAAAAATGCGCACACTCACCGACAAGGTCGGCGAGATCCTGGGCCGCAAATCCTGGATCGACGCGCCGCCGTTCGTCCTGAAGATGCTGTTCAAAGAGGGGGCCGACGTGCTGCTCGAAGGCCAACACGTGCTGCCCAAACGCACCATCGAACAAGGCTTCGACATCCAAAACCGCTCACTGGAACAGACGCTGCGGAAGTATCTCTGA
- a CDS encoding Gfo/Idh/MocA family oxidoreductase, with amino-acid sequence MSAQRKPFNIGVVGLGHWGPNHVRVFSQLPDSQVTWVCDSDRSRAAVVSNSAPQARFTADLADLLADPQLDALVVSTPTATHAKIVRRAMKAGKDVLCEKPLCQTLRQSTALAQLAERESRVLMTGHIFLFHAAVAELKKLHASGALGKLHYMHAERTNLGPFRYDVGAVHDLASHDISIFNWLLNAEPEAVNAVGRSSLQQGIEDYAFVTLHYPQGIIAHVHASWLNPRKVREITIVGDKQMVVFDDLSPIGPIALYRKTVVRQSYADFGEFNLLAREGDLHFPKVQMREPLKAQAESFLRALRTRRVRKSDPQFSLGVMRVLDAVQRSMRRNGARVALKEG; translated from the coding sequence ATGAGTGCGCAGCGTAAACCGTTCAATATCGGCGTGGTGGGCCTGGGCCACTGGGGACCGAACCACGTCAGAGTTTTCTCCCAGCTGCCGGACTCGCAGGTGACCTGGGTCTGCGACAGCGACCGCAGCCGGGCAGCGGTTGTGAGCAACAGCGCGCCCCAGGCGCGTTTTACCGCCGACCTGGCCGATCTGTTGGCCGACCCGCAGCTTGACGCGCTGGTGGTCTCCACGCCCACCGCGACTCACGCGAAGATCGTGCGCCGGGCAATGAAAGCGGGCAAGGACGTGTTGTGCGAAAAGCCGCTGTGCCAAACCCTGCGCCAGTCCACAGCCTTGGCCCAATTGGCTGAGCGAGAGAGCCGGGTGCTGATGACCGGCCACATCTTTTTGTTTCACGCCGCGGTGGCCGAGCTGAAGAAACTGCACGCGAGCGGCGCCCTGGGCAAGCTGCACTACATGCACGCCGAGCGCACCAACCTGGGGCCGTTCCGTTACGACGTGGGCGCGGTCCACGACCTGGCGTCCCACGACATCTCGATCTTCAACTGGCTGCTCAACGCAGAGCCCGAGGCGGTTAACGCCGTGGGACGCTCGTCGCTGCAACAGGGGATCGAGGACTACGCCTTTGTCACGTTGCACTATCCGCAGGGCATAATCGCCCACGTGCACGCCAGTTGGCTCAACCCGCGCAAGGTGCGCGAGATCACGATCGTCGGCGATAAGCAGATGGTGGTCTTCGACGACCTGAGCCCGATCGGGCCCATCGCGCTGTACCGCAAGACCGTGGTGCGCCAGAGCTACGCTGACTTCGGCGAGTTCAACCTGCTGGCGCGCGAGGGCGACTTGCACTTCCCCAAGGTGCAGATGCGCGAGCCGCTCAAGGCCCAGGCCGAGTCGTTCCTGCGCGCGTTGCGCACCAGGCGCGTGCGCAAATCCGACCCGCAGTTCTCGCTGGGCGTGATGCGCGTACTCGACGCGGTACAGCGTTCCATGCGGCGCAACGGCGCCCGCGTGGCGCTCAAGGAGGGCTGA
- a CDS encoding PHP domain-containing protein yields the protein MRVKEVIESILSQPTGAKYFKCDLHLHSKYSKETGKELPSVKDIIDTAVNRKLDIISITDHNNVESYIEAATYIRENQVPIGLIPGFELSIGITQLHLLAFFPTLSSDDATKDSMSEALKDLGINLQTQKASPSSANTHLSPIDALGVLIKYNAQVIVAHVDKGFESWKGIVRDNFYNSENLRGFEYIDELPPSITNICRKKCNIISSDAHSLEMIAARTTLIKADVNNYHGLFAALEDPEYRVFLKSQEIEHSYIVGLKVIGGEKTNRKDLQKGGMLNDFCVRFSPNLNCLIGERGTFKSSIIQFIKASLCKLEEDYSFDEISEGNLKKELQKTGKFIEEVLGENGRIYILVQATPKTIYIIETIYENKKIRRIVYDEYGIEQARKSYDMIQADVYGHEEVKENATSLVNQEKIIDAILDEVQGYNIKEKARLATLKMNRERIEKVQQSSKEYKEYEKRNERLIEQRKNISISDDLKVFVKDREGINGWYKAIIRSIDKTIDCIRGILPEEKLASIDCPPCENKDVTRIYNKTLIEIEEAEKELKTQIDILISMMLDKKQTITDNNEKAVKIISDEFKTKYPSANIITNQEMKNNLMIYDELTGKIEDKTGKMKELMKDIDSKGRLENDRNDMIKEIESEALKRYSVRKKYGEGVTKNTKLIRVGWKKNGNKESYISFLANRLQGSGAQYENHICKIADQLSPARLAELIKNNDASTMTRETGIKQEMVNKILGHKTFIDCQYELHEIILRDSPQIQFNDRGTWKNLESLSDGQKATVLLTLILEKPENALIIDQPEDDIDNKVIYEEIVNKLRQRKLSKQIIVSTHQANIPVLGDAEKIVVLKSDGYHGSLEQEGCVETPNIIKYILNIMEGGKEAFERRSNKYKIGNLIER from the coding sequence ATGAGAGTAAAAGAAGTGATAGAGTCCATATTAAGCCAACCCACGGGTGCCAAATATTTCAAGTGTGATTTACACTTACACTCCAAATATTCGAAGGAGACCGGTAAAGAGCTTCCTAGCGTGAAGGATATAATTGACACAGCAGTCAATAGAAAACTGGATATAATATCTATAACAGACCACAACAATGTTGAGTCGTATATTGAGGCAGCAACATATATTAGGGAGAATCAAGTTCCAATCGGTCTAATACCTGGCTTTGAGCTTTCTATAGGGATAACACAGCTACATTTACTGGCATTTTTCCCTACATTAAGTTCTGATGATGCAACGAAAGACTCCATGTCTGAAGCCTTAAAGGATCTTGGAATAAATCTTCAAACACAAAAAGCATCTCCATCCTCTGCTAATACTCATTTATCACCTATTGATGCATTAGGTGTCTTAATAAAATATAATGCTCAGGTGATTGTCGCCCATGTTGACAAAGGATTTGAAAGTTGGAAGGGAATTGTTAGAGATAATTTCTATAATTCAGAGAATCTTCGAGGCTTTGAATATATTGATGAATTGCCACCTAGTATTACTAATATATGTAGGAAAAAATGTAATATTATATCATCAGATGCCCATAGTCTTGAAATGATAGCTGCACGAACAACTCTGATTAAAGCTGATGTAAATAACTACCATGGATTATTTGCAGCGTTAGAGGATCCAGAATACCGGGTGTTCTTAAAGAGCCAAGAGATCGAACATTCATATATTGTTGGCTTAAAAGTTATTGGGGGAGAAAAAACAAATAGGAAAGATTTACAAAAGGGGGGAATGCTAAATGATTTTTGCGTTCGATTTAGCCCTAACCTAAATTGCCTAATAGGAGAGAGAGGTACTTTTAAAAGCTCTATTATTCAGTTTATCAAAGCCTCATTATGTAAATTGGAGGAAGATTATTCGTTTGATGAGATTTCTGAGGGAAATTTAAAAAAGGAATTGCAAAAGACGGGAAAGTTTATTGAGGAAGTTCTTGGAGAAAATGGAAGGATCTATATTCTGGTCCAAGCTACCCCAAAAACGATATACATTATTGAAACCATATATGAGAATAAGAAGATTCGGAGAATTGTCTATGATGAGTATGGCATTGAACAAGCTAGAAAGTCATACGACATGATACAGGCAGATGTATATGGACATGAAGAAGTTAAGGAAAATGCAACAAGTCTTGTTAATCAAGAGAAAATAATTGATGCAATTTTGGATGAAGTGCAAGGTTATAATATCAAAGAAAAAGCACGTTTAGCAACTTTAAAAATGAATAGAGAGAGAATTGAAAAGGTGCAACAAAGTAGCAAAGAGTATAAGGAATACGAAAAGAGAAACGAAAGGCTGATAGAACAAAGAAAAAACATCTCAATTTCTGATGATCTGAAAGTATTTGTAAAAGATAGAGAAGGAATTAATGGTTGGTATAAAGCGATTATAAGATCAATAGATAAGACTATTGATTGTATCAGGGGGATATTGCCAGAAGAGAAATTAGCCAGTATAGATTGCCCTCCTTGTGAAAATAAGGATGTTACTAGGATATATAACAAAACACTGATAGAAATTGAAGAAGCTGAAAAAGAATTAAAGACCCAGATTGATATCCTTATAAGTATGATGCTGGATAAAAAGCAAACAATAACTGATAATAACGAGAAGGCTGTAAAGATCATTTCAGATGAATTTAAAACGAAGTATCCATCAGCAAACATAATAACAAATCAGGAAATGAAAAATAATTTAATGATATATGATGAGCTGACTGGAAAAATTGAAGATAAGACTGGTAAAATGAAGGAATTAATGAAAGATATAGATAGCAAGGGACGGCTTGAGAATGATCGAAACGACATGATAAAGGAGATAGAATCGGAAGCATTGAAACGATATTCAGTAAGAAAGAAATATGGAGAGGGAGTTACGAAGAATACAAAGCTAATTAGGGTAGGATGGAAGAAAAATGGGAACAAAGAGTCTTATATAAGCTTTTTAGCAAATAGACTACAGGGTTCTGGTGCACAATATGAAAATCACATATGTAAAATTGCAGATCAGTTATCTCCTGCGAGATTAGCGGAATTAATCAAGAATAATGATGCTTCAACCATGACAAGAGAAACGGGAATAAAACAAGAAATGGTTAATAAAATATTAGGACATAAGACTTTTATAGACTGCCAATATGAGCTTCACGAAATCATATTAAGAGACTCTCCTCAAATACAATTCAATGATAGAGGAACATGGAAAAACCTAGAAAGCTTGTCAGACGGTCAAAAGGCAACAGTATTACTAACATTAATACTAGAGAAGCCAGAAAACGCATTGATTATCGATCAACCAGAGGATGACATAGATAATAAAGTGATATACGAAGAGATAGTAAATAAATTGAGGCAGAGAAAGCTTTCGAAACAAATTATTGTATCGACACACCAGGCCAATATTCCTGTACTAGGCGATGCAGAGAAGATCGTAGTATTAAAATCCGATGGATACCACGGTTCACTAGAACAGGAAGGATGTGTGGAAACGCCGAATATTATTAAGTACATATTGAATATTATGGAAGGTGGGAAAGAGGCGTTTGAAAGAAGAAGCAATAAATATAAAATCGGCAACCTAATAGAAAGATAA
- a CDS encoding glycosyltransferase family 2 protein, with amino-acid sequence MLTCPVAFNERAKIGRVIDRLQAANLPHVALGDDGSDDGTTELARERGVELVRHEQRRGVGAMIRTVIGHAREAGYDVLVIMAGNDKDEPAQAQRLVAPIARGEADIVQGSRYLPGGEFGNMPLYRQLSTRLIHPLLFSLLARKRMTDTTNGFRAIRLSIFDDPRLAIDQPWLDQYELEVYLLFKALRLGYRVIEAPVSKIYPEHDLGYTKMRPLSGWWSILRPLFLLGLGIRK; translated from the coding sequence GTGCTGACCTGCCCCGTGGCCTTTAACGAGCGGGCCAAGATCGGGCGGGTGATAGATCGCTTGCAGGCAGCAAATCTGCCGCACGTGGCCCTGGGCGACGACGGCTCGGATGACGGCACTACCGAATTGGCGCGCGAACGCGGCGTCGAGCTGGTGCGGCACGAACAACGCCGCGGCGTGGGCGCGATGATCCGCACGGTGATCGGCCACGCGCGCGAGGCGGGCTACGACGTGCTGGTGATCATGGCCGGCAACGATAAAGACGAGCCGGCCCAGGCCCAGCGACTGGTCGCGCCGATCGCCCGTGGCGAGGCCGACATCGTCCAGGGCTCGCGCTATCTGCCCGGCGGGGAGTTCGGCAACATGCCGCTCTACCGCCAGCTGAGCACGCGTCTGATCCATCCGCTGCTGTTTTCGCTTTTGGCCCGCAAGCGGATGACCGACACTACCAACGGCTTTCGCGCGATTCGGCTTTCGATCTTCGACGATCCGCGGCTGGCCATTGACCAGCCCTGGCTCGATCAATACGAGCTGGAGGTCTACCTGCTGTTCAAGGCGTTGCGCCTGGGCTACCGTGTGATCGAGGCGCCGGTGAGCAAAATTTATCCCGAGCACGACCTGGGCTACACCAAGATGCGGCCGCTCAGCGGCTGGTGGAGCATCCTGCGGCCGCTGTTTTTGCTCGGACTGGGGATCCGCAAATGA
- a CDS encoding DapH/DapD/GlmU-related protein: protein MKDGKPQAIGENVSIGTGCVFGRNVIIGDNVELGERCIIGDNVELRECRLGGGVRVERNALVGYSTLTGWFSTGRREVEDDPGIAELGEDCLVRTDAVIYRGARIGASCWINHKALVRERSRIGHHTSVGSMVDVEGYCSIGNYCSINSQAYVAAKSSLGDYVFMGPQSVTTNDNPIGYRRDLPDPMQGPKIGFGVSIGARAVILPRVLLGMEVVIGAGAVVTSDVPDGMLAYGVPARVMGPVPEDWHLPREVRQSYGRG from the coding sequence ATGAAGGACGGTAAACCGCAGGCGATCGGCGAGAACGTATCGATCGGCACGGGCTGCGTCTTCGGCCGCAACGTGATCATCGGCGACAACGTAGAACTCGGGGAGCGCTGCATCATCGGCGATAACGTCGAACTGCGCGAGTGCCGATTGGGCGGCGGCGTGCGCGTGGAGCGCAACGCCTTGGTCGGCTACTCCACGCTTACCGGCTGGTTTTCCACCGGACGGCGCGAGGTCGAGGACGACCCGGGAATCGCCGAGTTGGGCGAGGACTGCCTGGTGCGTACCGACGCGGTGATCTATCGCGGCGCGCGCATAGGCGCGTCGTGCTGGATCAACCACAAGGCCCTGGTGCGCGAGCGCTCGCGGATCGGCCACCACACCTCCGTCGGCTCGATGGTCGATGTGGAGGGCTACTGCAGCATCGGCAACTACTGCTCGATCAACAGCCAGGCCTACGTGGCGGCCAAGAGCTCCCTTGGCGACTACGTGTTCATGGGGCCGCAGTCGGTGACCACCAACGACAACCCGATCGGCTACCGCCGCGACCTGCCCGACCCGATGCAGGGGCCCAAGATCGGCTTCGGCGTGAGCATCGGCGCGCGAGCCGTGATCCTGCCGCGCGTACTGCTGGGCATGGAGGTGGTGATCGGCGCCGGTGCGGTCGTGACCTCAGACGTGCCCGACGGCATGCTGGCCTATGGCGTGCCCGCGCGCGTGATGGGCCCGGTTCCCGAGGACTGGCACTTGCCGCGCGAGGTCCGTCAAAGCTACGGACGCGGCTGA